From the Hyphomicrobiaceae bacterium genome, the window ACAATTGCCAGCCCCATGCCCTTTGCCGCCCTGCTGACCGGCCCCAAGGATCTGAGGCTGTTTGCCGACTTCGGTCCTGGCAGCCGCGACCGGACCCGCAAAGCTGACACTGGACGCGTTTCGACACCATTTCCGGACGTTCTCGTTCTCAACGATGCCCGACAAATTGATGATCGTTTCCGCGAGCTGATTGCGGCAGCCTACACGCGAGCGCTTCAATAGGTCGGAGCTTACCTGAGTTGCATCAACGTCTTGGCTGCAAATCATCGATTCGCCAGAATTTTCATGGCTCTTAGCGCCGGATGCGGAGGATACCATGAGTTCTGATCCCTGCCGGTTGGCAACCAGCACGCGTGCGATGGCGCTGGCGTGCGCGCTGATCGCGTGGCCAAGCCTTCCCCTTTTCATGGGTGGACTTGCGGGCGTGGCCTTCGCGCAGACAGCCAATCGGGATCACATCGGCGATCTCATCGAAAGAACCGCAACCGACAGCGGCACGATCAGCGCCCAAAAGACGGACAAAACCCCTCCGGCCGATCCGCGAGCGGGCGATCCGCAGTTCGAACAGGCCGCCGCTCTCATGAGCGCGGTCGATGCCATTCTAAAAGACAGCGCCGACAACCGATCGGATGCGGAACGCTTGCCCAGCCGCGACGAGTTCATCCTTCCTCCGCTATGGCGTGAAACGCGTGAGGATCGCGAGGAGAAGGTGCGCAACCTTCTGGACGCCGCGCTGTCCATCGTGACCAACGTGCCAGTGGTCGAGATTCAGAAAAGGGTCGAAGGGCTGCGCAAAAACATCCGCGAGCTGGAAGATGAAAACGCGCACCTCAAAGAGCGGCAACTGACCGCCCCCAAAGACGCGATCGTCTCGGACACGGTTTCCTCGATCCAAGCCACGATCGACGAAAACGTGAAGCGCGTTGAGGCCAACCGCGATGCGATCAAAGCGGCAAAGGGCGAAATCGCCGATGCACTGAAAACGTCCGGCATCGAGCTTGGAACCGATCAGGTCGATCTGCTGCTTGATAGCGTGCTGTCGGGCGATCTTGTTCGTTTGGTCGCCGCATTCGAGGCCGCACGACTTATCGATGGTCAGCTCGCCAAGCTGATTTCGACCACTGGCGACAACATGAATTCAGCGCGCAAGTACTTCGCCATGCACGCCGCCTTGTTCGCCATGCTGGTGCGCGCCCAAGACGCGACCATCACCAAGATCGACACCCAGTACATGCCAAAGCTCGATGCGATCCTCGGCGACATCAAGGCTGCAAAAGCAAAAACATCGAACTTGCTGAAGGCGGAAAACCGTCCCGACCAGAAGCGCGCGCTTGAAGCCAACCGGGAAAGCCAAAGAGTGGCAGAAGACGCCGCCCAGGCTTACCGCCGCTACTTGCAGGGCCAGCGCGAGCAGATCGCACGGGCGCGCGTCAAGGCGGTGCATGATCTGCGAATTGCCGACAACACCTACGAGACGGTGGAGGCGAGCGTTCAGCTGCGCAATCTCATGCGCGACAGCTCAGCGTCATTTGAAGCCATCCAGAAGCTGGAAGCGCCGAGCTTCGAGCACATCTTCAAGAATGATGAGTTGCGGCGCGAATTCGAGAATCTAACTCGCCGGCTTGACGCGCCGTCAAGCTGAAGACCCAAGGCGCACAGTCGTTTCTCCGGCCTAGTTGCGGCGCCGATACTGCAAAAAGTCCGTCAGCTCCCCCATCCGGTCATAGAGGTGGCGCGCCGTTTCATTCTTCTGCTGTGTGGCCCAATAGGTCCGCGTCGCTCCGCGCGCATCCGCCAGAGCATAGGTCGCTCCGATCAAAGCTCCGCCGACGCCGCGCCCCCGGACGGAAGGATCGGTATAGAGGTCCTCCAGATAGCAGTATGAGGTTAGCGACCACGTGGAGCGGTGAAACACGAGGTTGGCAAGACCGACCGCGTGGTCACTGTCATCGACGGCGACCAGACCGACCATGCCGTCTTTCTCCGCCAGCAGGCGCTCGAAGGTGAGCGTAATGATCTCGGGCGCAACTTGTGCCTCGTAGAATGCGATGTAACCTTCAAATAGCTCGCGCCAGCGGGCTTCATCGCGCGCTTCCAGCGCCCGCACTCTGGTCTTACCCGTATTGATCATAACCCACTCCTCCTCGACGCTGTCGTCACAGGAGCCAGATTGAGGCCAGCCCAAGGAATGCAAAAAATCCCAC encodes:
- a CDS encoding GNAT family N-acetyltransferase is translated as MINTGKTRVRALEARDEARWRELFEGYIAFYEAQVAPEIITLTFERLLAEKDGMVGLVAVDDSDHAVGLANLVFHRSTWSLTSYCYLEDLYTDPSVRGRGVGGALIGATYALADARGATRTYWATQQKNETARHLYDRMGELTDFLQYRRRN